From a region of the Methanolinea sp. genome:
- the rfbB gene encoding dTDP-glucose 4,6-dehydratase: protein MTRNILITGVAGFIGSNFVYHYLDSHPDRTVIGYDNLTYAGNLDNLSAIPGSQRNRFIFIKGDICDQDRVEEVFQEYRIEGVINFAAESYVDRSIRDPRVFMRSNILGTGVLLDTALKFWQESSFSDEDTRFLQVSTDEVYGSLGPDGYFTEDTPLDPHNPYSASKASADLLASAYHDTYRLPVIITRCSNNYGPYQFPEKLVPLVITKALDHQPIPVYGDGRQVRDWLYVQDHCIAVDLTYERGGIGEIYNIGGNNELENLDLIRLVLSELSRETGDFEINENLIRHVADRPGHDRRYAIDSGKIRRVLGWNAATRFDEGIKKTIRWYLENKTWLQRVASGNTGETSEWPYN, encoded by the coding sequence ATGACCAGAAATATCCTGATTACCGGTGTTGCAGGGTTTATCGGCAGCAATTTCGTGTACCATTACCTGGACAGTCACCCTGATCGGACGGTCATCGGCTACGATAACCTGACTTATGCAGGAAATCTGGACAACCTTTCGGCCATCCCGGGGTCCCAGCGGAACCGGTTTATCTTTATCAAGGGAGACATCTGTGACCAGGACAGAGTCGAAGAGGTATTTCAGGAATACCGGATAGAAGGCGTGATCAACTTTGCTGCAGAAAGCTATGTGGACCGTTCAATCCGGGATCCAAGAGTTTTTATGAGATCAAACATCCTTGGCACCGGCGTATTGCTTGATACAGCTCTCAAATTCTGGCAGGAAAGTTCATTCAGCGATGAGGATACGAGATTCCTGCAGGTCTCAACCGATGAAGTATACGGTTCGCTCGGACCCGACGGATACTTCACCGAGGACACTCCCCTCGATCCGCACAACCCGTATTCTGCGAGCAAGGCATCCGCCGACCTTCTTGCTTCTGCGTACCATGACACCTACCGGCTTCCGGTAATCATTACCCGGTGCTCAAATAATTACGGCCCCTACCAGTTCCCTGAAAAACTGGTTCCTCTGGTAATCACCAAAGCACTGGATCACCAGCCAATCCCGGTCTATGGGGACGGGAGGCAGGTTCGGGACTGGCTCTATGTGCAAGACCATTGTATAGCTGTCGATCTCACTTATGAAAGAGGGGGTATCGGTGAGATCTATAACATCGGGGGGAATAACGAACTGGAGAATCTCGATTTGATCCGCCTGGTGCTTTCGGAGCTTTCAAGAGAAACCGGTGATTTTGAAATCAACGAAAACCTGATCCGCCATGTTGCTGACCGTCCAGGACACGACCGCAGATATGCAATAGACTCGGGAAAAATTCGCCGGGTCCTTGGATGGAATGCGGCAACACGGTTTGATGAGGGTATTAAAAAAACGATTCGCTGGTATCTGGAAAATAAGACCTGGTTGCAGAGGGTTGCCTCGGGGAATACCGGAGAAACCAGTGAATGGCCTTATAATTAG